In Meiothermus ruber DSM 1279, the following proteins share a genomic window:
- a CDS encoding DUF3108 domain-containing protein: MDWAVPTALRYTLRYAGHPAGEQRLTIEPRRDGLRVVLEANVELPLPKTRQRWESELNPEGLPRRYRERVEGNGARVMEVEFSTEDGLVTVSQGKDDFAIPYLTPMHDPLSLILAVGGLNIAVGQVERFTLVGGRAYVERLPDQALETGGAEAQSVRVYRLRPGLSLLYFNREGYPVRLTQKVGEHVFEADLVQIQQLEAGRRSQPLEQDPEAAPRPKGQREQGRPKGGSSDPPKARVVSGEPPKERENGAPARRRRRRRRYT, from the coding sequence ATGGACTGGGCGGTTCCAACTGCGCTGCGATACACCTTGCGCTATGCCGGGCACCCGGCCGGCGAGCAACGCCTTACCATCGAGCCCCGCCGGGATGGTCTGCGGGTGGTGCTCGAGGCCAATGTAGAACTGCCCCTACCCAAAACCCGCCAGCGCTGGGAGAGCGAGCTAAACCCCGAAGGGCTACCCCGCCGCTACCGCGAACGGGTCGAGGGCAACGGAGCCCGGGTCATGGAGGTGGAATTCTCGACAGAGGACGGCCTGGTCACGGTCAGCCAGGGCAAGGACGACTTCGCCATCCCCTACCTCACCCCAATGCACGACCCCCTCTCGCTGATCCTGGCTGTGGGCGGGCTCAATATCGCGGTAGGCCAGGTAGAGCGGTTTACCCTGGTGGGGGGGCGGGCCTATGTGGAGCGCCTGCCCGACCAAGCCCTGGAGACGGGTGGGGCCGAAGCGCAAAGCGTGCGGGTCTACCGCTTGCGTCCAGGGCTTAGCCTGCTGTACTTCAATCGGGAGGGCTACCCCGTGCGCCTTACGCAGAAGGTGGGGGAGCACGTTTTTGAAGCCGACCTGGTGCAGATTCAACAGCTCGAGGCGGGCAGACGCTCGCAGCCGCTGGAGCAAGACCCCGAGGCCGCTCCGCGCCCCAAAGGCCAGCGCGAGCAGGGCCGGCCTAAAGGGGGCTCGAGCGACCCCCCCAAAGCCCGGGTGGTGTCTGGTGAGCCTCCAAAAGAACGGGAGAACGGGGCCCCCGCCCGGCGGCGCCGGCGCCGCCGGCGGTATACCTGA
- the aceA gene encoding isocitrate lyase → MSKLTPEMKLEAEKLRREWETNPRWKGIKRDYTAEDVVRLRPSLLPEQTLAKAGAERLWELLHTRPYVNTFGAYTGAQAVQMVKAGLEAIYLSGWQVAADANLAWQTYPDQSLYPANSVPQVVRRINNALQRADQIERAEGKTDRYWYAPIVADAEAGFGGPLNAFELMKAMIEAGAAGVHWEDQLSSEKKCGHLGGKVLIPTSQHIRTLNAARLAADVMNVPSIIICRTDAEAATLLTSDIDERDKPFVKEGERTPEGFYRIRNGLEACITRSLAYAPYADLLWMETSTPDLEVARKFAEAIHAVYPGKMLAYNCSPSFNWKKNLDDETIAKFQRELGAMGYKFQFITLAGWHNLNYRTFELARNYKERGMSAFVELQQLEFAAEKDGFTAVKHQREVGAGYFDEVLMAITAGQASTAALVGSTEEAQFH, encoded by the coding sequence ATGTCCAAACTGACCCCCGAGATGAAACTGGAAGCCGAAAAACTCCGCCGTGAGTGGGAGACCAATCCCCGCTGGAAGGGCATCAAGCGCGACTACACCGCCGAGGATGTGGTGCGCCTGCGCCCCAGCCTGCTGCCCGAGCAGACCTTAGCCAAAGCAGGGGCTGAACGGCTGTGGGAGCTTTTGCACACCCGCCCCTACGTGAACACCTTTGGGGCCTACACCGGGGCCCAGGCGGTGCAGATGGTTAAGGCCGGCCTCGAGGCCATCTACCTCTCGGGCTGGCAGGTGGCCGCCGACGCCAACCTGGCCTGGCAGACCTACCCCGACCAGTCGCTCTACCCGGCCAACTCGGTGCCGCAGGTGGTGCGCCGCATTAACAACGCCCTGCAACGGGCCGACCAGATCGAGCGCGCCGAGGGTAAAACCGACCGCTACTGGTACGCCCCCATCGTGGCCGATGCCGAGGCCGGGTTTGGTGGGCCCCTGAACGCTTTCGAGTTGATGAAGGCCATGATCGAAGCGGGCGCGGCCGGGGTGCACTGGGAAGACCAGCTCAGCAGCGAGAAGAAGTGCGGACACCTGGGCGGCAAGGTGCTGATTCCCACCTCGCAGCACATCCGCACCCTGAACGCCGCCCGGCTGGCCGCCGACGTGATGAACGTGCCCAGCATCATCATCTGCCGCACCGATGCCGAGGCCGCGACCCTGCTCACCAGCGACATTGACGAGCGCGACAAGCCCTTTGTGAAGGAAGGCGAGCGCACCCCCGAGGGCTTCTACCGGATTCGCAACGGCCTCGAGGCCTGCATTACCCGCTCGCTGGCCTACGCCCCCTACGCCGATTTGTTGTGGATGGAGACCAGCACCCCCGACCTGGAGGTAGCCCGCAAGTTTGCCGAGGCCATCCATGCGGTCTACCCCGGTAAGATGCTGGCCTACAACTGCTCTCCCAGCTTCAACTGGAAAAAGAACCTCGACGACGAGACCATCGCCAAGTTCCAGCGCGAGCTGGGGGCCATGGGCTACAAGTTCCAGTTCATCACCCTGGCCGGCTGGCACAACCTCAACTACCGCACCTTCGAGCTGGCCCGGAACTACAAAGAGCGCGGCATGAGCGCCTTCGTGGAGCTGCAGCAGCTCGAGTTCGCCGCCGAAAAGGACGGCTTTACCGCGGTCAAGCACCAGCGCGAGGTGGGTGCGGGCTACTTCGACGAGGTGCTCATGGCTATTACCGCCGGACAGGCCTCTACGGCGGCCCTGGTGGGCTCGACCGAGGAAGCCCAGTTCCATTGA
- a CDS encoding DUF294 nucleotidyltransferase-like domain-containing protein gives MGLEGALTLHRFTPGAVILEPTGKEAEGLYVVYQGTVRLEQDGQAVAWLEPGEAFGYPSLLGQQPPSLTVRAEGEATCLRLSKGAFRQLLQKPGFALFFSARLAERLRLLQPVALHLPDLGQPAGEAAEAPVWLEAGATVAQAARLMRERGVSALLLQQPQGLSILTDRDLRNRVLAEELAYSTPAARVASAPAKTLPASTPLYEALAYMEQQGIHHLPLTQGQQVVGLLTDRAFLRRWLQTPLALLRRLSQADDPHALSDYRPQLEAIVQQMLAAGFAVQAITRQVSLLTDALTRSLLRRAEQALGPPPCPYAWLALGSEGRAEQALLTDQDNALAYQEQSAAGYFQALARQVLDGLLQAGLPPCPGGFMADRWGFPLAEWEARFDHWLTNPEGENLLEAQIFLDFRSIAGGLSLEPLTDRLRRASQNRPFLTALARSALVFTPPLGLLGRLRFEEGTINLKKGGLAAIVALARVYGLEAQSLTRPTLERLRAAALARVISKEEAEDLSEAFLFLSHLRLRHQLQALSQGQPPTNRVAQAALTPRELQMLRQVFLRIRQAQQTLAARFRLQVL, from the coding sequence GTGGGGCTCGAGGGGGCCCTTACCCTCCATCGCTTTACCCCAGGGGCAGTGATCCTCGAGCCCACCGGGAAGGAGGCCGAGGGCCTGTACGTGGTTTACCAGGGCACGGTGCGGCTGGAGCAGGACGGGCAGGCCGTGGCCTGGCTCGAGCCCGGCGAGGCCTTTGGCTACCCCTCCCTGCTGGGCCAGCAACCCCCCAGCCTGACGGTGCGGGCCGAAGGCGAGGCCACCTGTTTGCGCCTGAGCAAAGGGGCCTTCCGCCAACTGCTGCAAAAACCCGGCTTTGCCCTGTTCTTTAGCGCCCGGCTGGCCGAGCGGCTGCGGCTGTTGCAGCCGGTGGCCCTCCACCTGCCCGACCTGGGGCAGCCGGCCGGCGAGGCCGCCGAAGCCCCGGTCTGGCTCGAGGCCGGCGCCACCGTCGCCCAGGCCGCCCGGCTCATGCGCGAGCGGGGGGTGAGCGCGTTGCTCCTCCAGCAGCCCCAGGGGCTCTCTATCCTTACCGACCGCGATCTGCGCAACCGGGTGCTGGCCGAGGAACTCGCCTACAGCACCCCCGCGGCCCGCGTAGCCAGCGCCCCGGCCAAAACCCTGCCTGCCAGCACCCCCCTCTACGAAGCCCTGGCCTACATGGAGCAACAGGGCATCCACCACCTGCCGCTCACCCAGGGCCAGCAGGTGGTGGGCCTGCTGACCGACCGGGCCTTCCTGCGGCGCTGGCTCCAGACCCCTTTGGCCCTGCTGCGCCGGCTTTCGCAAGCCGACGACCCCCACGCGCTTTCGGATTACCGCCCGCAGCTCGAGGCCATCGTGCAGCAGATGTTGGCGGCAGGGTTCGCGGTACAGGCCATCACCCGGCAGGTGAGCCTCCTCACCGACGCCCTCACCCGCAGCCTCCTCCGCCGGGCCGAGCAAGCCCTGGGCCCCCCGCCCTGCCCCTACGCCTGGCTGGCCCTGGGCTCCGAGGGCCGCGCCGAGCAGGCCCTGCTCACCGACCAGGACAACGCCCTGGCCTACCAGGAGCAAAGCGCCGCTGGCTACTTTCAGGCCCTGGCCCGGCAGGTGCTGGACGGGCTGTTGCAAGCGGGGCTCCCCCCCTGCCCCGGGGGTTTTATGGCCGACCGCTGGGGTTTTCCCCTGGCCGAGTGGGAAGCCCGCTTCGACCATTGGCTGACCAACCCCGAAGGCGAGAACCTGCTGGAAGCCCAGATCTTCCTCGACTTTCGCAGCATAGCCGGGGGGCTTTCCCTCGAGCCCCTCACAGACCGCCTGCGCCGGGCCTCGCAAAACCGGCCCTTCCTTACCGCGCTGGCCCGCTCGGCCCTGGTCTTCACCCCGCCTCTGGGCTTGCTGGGCCGCCTCCGCTTCGAGGAGGGCACCATCAACCTCAAGAAAGGGGGCCTGGCCGCTATTGTGGCGCTGGCGCGGGTGTATGGCCTCGAGGCCCAGAGCCTGACCCGCCCCACCCTCGAGCGCCTGCGGGCCGCCGCGCTGGCCAGGGTAATCTCCAAAGAAGAAGCGGAAGACCTCAGCGAGGCCTTTTTGTTCCTGTCCCACCTGCGCCTGCGCCACCAGCTCCAGGCCCTGTCCCAGGGCCAGCCCCCCACCAACCGGGTGGCCCAGGCTGCCCTCACCCCCCGCGAACTGCAGATGCTGCGCCAGGTTTTTTTGCGGATTCGCCAGGCCCAGCAGACCCTGGCGGCGCGCTTCAGGTTGCAGGTGCTTTAG
- a CDS encoding GMP synthase, protein MKLAVLVCDEPPPGLSGIAGDYPAMFERLLGQALTPFDVRAGQYPAQVEDFQGYLITGSRASVYDPLPWIPPLEDFVRAVAASPSKLVGICFGHQMIGQALGGRVERWPLGWGVGIHRFSVYRRAPWMEPFLEEFRLILSCQDQITELPPGAVVLGGSAFSPHALIQIGPNVLGMQPHPEFPKAFAEALLEQRRHLVGEERYAEARASLALEPSAKEVAGWIRNFLATGPS, encoded by the coding sequence ATGAAACTCGCCGTACTGGTCTGCGACGAACCCCCGCCGGGCTTGAGCGGGATTGCCGGCGATTACCCCGCCATGTTCGAGCGGCTGCTGGGCCAGGCCCTCACCCCCTTCGACGTGCGGGCGGGGCAGTACCCGGCCCAGGTAGAGGATTTTCAGGGCTATCTGATTACAGGCTCGCGGGCCTCAGTCTACGACCCCCTGCCCTGGATCCCCCCGCTGGAAGATTTCGTGCGGGCCGTGGCCGCCTCGCCCAGCAAGCTGGTGGGGATCTGCTTCGGCCATCAGATGATTGGGCAGGCCCTGGGCGGGCGGGTGGAGCGCTGGCCCCTGGGCTGGGGGGTGGGAATCCACCGTTTTTCGGTCTACCGGCGGGCCCCCTGGATGGAACCATTCCTGGAGGAGTTTCGGCTCATCCTCTCCTGCCAGGATCAGATTACCGAGCTGCCGCCAGGGGCGGTGGTGCTGGGCGGGAGCGCGTTCAGCCCCCATGCCCTGATCCAGATAGGCCCCAACGTGCTGGGTATGCAGCCCCACCCGGAGTTCCCCAAAGCCTTCGCCGAGGCCCTCCTGGAGCAGCGGCGTCACCTGGTAGGGGAGGAACGCTACGCCGAGGCCAGGGCCAGCTTGGCCCTGGAGCCCAGCGCCAAGGAGGTGGCCGGCTGGATTCGGAATTTTCTCGCTACCGGGCCTTCTTAA
- a CDS encoding aldehyde dehydrogenase family protein — protein sequence MQIQKTISPVDGRVYVERTLAGPAELEHALALAARAQKAWAQTPLDGRLAVVNRMVEVMLGATEAIAEELTWQMGRPIRYSPKEIQGGFAERARYMARIAPAALQDIPAEALPGFTRFIRREPLGVVLVLAPWNYPYLTSVNTIVPAILAGNAVLLKHSAQTPLVAERYAWAFQEAGLPEGVFQYLHMDHDLTAQAIADPRVAFVAFTGSVAGGRAVERAAAGHFKGVALELGGKDPAYVRPDADLEYSAVNLVDGAMFNSGQSCCGVERIYVHESIYQPFVEAFVAETLRLRLGNPLEPETTLGPMVRTEAAEFVRAQIAEAIAQGAQALINPKDFPADAPGTPYLAPQVLVNVNHRMRVMVEESFGPVVGIMPVKNDEEALLLMNDSPYGLTASIWSQDEDAALRLGAGLETGTVFLNRCDYLDPALAWTGVKESGRGCSLSVLGYEQLTRPKSYHLRKP from the coding sequence ATGCAGATTCAAAAAACCATCAGCCCCGTAGACGGGCGCGTGTACGTCGAGCGAACCCTGGCCGGGCCAGCGGAGCTCGAGCACGCCCTGGCCCTGGCCGCCCGGGCCCAGAAAGCCTGGGCCCAGACCCCGCTGGACGGGCGGCTGGCCGTGGTGAACCGCATGGTGGAGGTCATGCTGGGGGCCACAGAGGCAATAGCCGAGGAACTGACCTGGCAGATGGGCCGGCCCATCCGCTACAGCCCCAAGGAGATTCAGGGGGGCTTTGCCGAGCGGGCCCGCTACATGGCCCGCATCGCCCCGGCCGCCCTGCAGGATATCCCCGCCGAGGCCCTGCCGGGCTTCACCCGCTTCATCCGGCGGGAGCCTTTGGGGGTGGTGCTGGTGCTGGCCCCCTGGAACTACCCCTACCTGACCTCGGTCAACACCATCGTACCGGCCATCCTGGCCGGGAATGCGGTGCTGCTCAAGCACTCCGCCCAGACCCCCCTGGTGGCCGAGCGCTACGCCTGGGCCTTCCAGGAGGCCGGGCTGCCGGAGGGGGTCTTCCAGTACCTGCACATGGACCACGACCTCACCGCCCAGGCCATCGCCGACCCGCGGGTGGCCTTCGTGGCCTTTACCGGCTCGGTGGCGGGGGGGCGGGCGGTGGAGCGGGCCGCCGCGGGGCATTTCAAGGGGGTGGCCCTCGAGCTTGGCGGCAAAGACCCGGCCTATGTGCGGCCCGACGCCGACCTCGAGTACAGCGCGGTCAACCTGGTGGATGGGGCCATGTTCAACTCGGGCCAGTCGTGCTGCGGGGTGGAGCGCATCTACGTGCACGAGTCCATCTACCAGCCTTTCGTGGAGGCCTTCGTGGCCGAGACCCTGCGGCTTCGGCTGGGCAACCCCCTCGAGCCCGAGACCACCCTGGGCCCCATGGTGCGCACCGAGGCCGCCGAGTTCGTGCGGGCCCAGATTGCCGAGGCCATCGCCCAGGGAGCCCAGGCCCTCATCAACCCCAAGGACTTCCCCGCCGACGCCCCCGGCACGCCCTACCTGGCCCCCCAGGTGCTGGTCAACGTGAACCACCGGATGCGGGTGATGGTGGAGGAGAGCTTTGGCCCGGTGGTGGGCATTATGCCGGTCAAAAACGACGAAGAAGCCCTGTTGCTGATGAACGACTCCCCCTACGGCCTCACCGCCTCCATCTGGAGCCAGGACGAGGACGCAGCCCTGCGACTCGGGGCAGGCCTCGAGACCGGCACGGTCTTCCTCAACCGCTGCGACTACCTCGATCCGGCGCTGGCCTGGACTGGGGTCAAGGAGTCCGGGCGGGGCTGCTCGCTCTCGGTGCTGGGCTACGAGCAGCTCACCCGGCCCAAGTCGTACCACCTGCGCAAACCATGA
- a CDS encoding glucose 1-dehydrogenase has product MQLADKVALITGAASGIGREAALLFAREGARVVAVDLSEKGLETVEAIRSAGGQAHFVQADVSKAEDAQRMVSEAERVFGRLEILFNNAGISHAEDDDAIHTSEAVWDLTFAVNVKGVFLGCKYGIPALQRAGGGSIINTASFVAFMGAATPQLAYTASKGAVLSMTRELAVIHARQGIRVNALCPGPLQTELLMKYLDTPEKRQRRLVHIPMGRFGQAAEIAQAALYLASPASSFMTGAALLVDGGITAAYVTPE; this is encoded by the coding sequence ATGCAACTAGCCGACAAAGTAGCCCTGATTACCGGAGCCGCCAGCGGGATTGGCCGCGAGGCCGCGCTGCTTTTTGCCCGCGAGGGGGCCAGGGTGGTGGCGGTGGATCTCTCGGAAAAAGGCCTCGAGACCGTGGAGGCCATTCGAAGCGCGGGGGGCCAGGCCCACTTCGTGCAGGCCGATGTCTCGAAGGCCGAGGATGCCCAGCGGATGGTGTCGGAGGCCGAACGGGTCTTTGGGCGGCTGGAGATCCTCTTTAACAACGCGGGCATCTCCCACGCCGAGGACGACGACGCCATCCACACCAGCGAGGCGGTCTGGGATCTGACCTTCGCGGTCAACGTCAAGGGGGTCTTCCTGGGCTGCAAGTACGGCATCCCGGCTTTGCAGCGGGCCGGGGGCGGCAGCATCATCAACACCGCTTCCTTTGTGGCCTTTATGGGGGCCGCCACCCCCCAACTGGCCTACACCGCCAGCAAGGGGGCGGTGCTCTCCATGACCCGCGAGCTGGCGGTCATCCACGCCCGGCAGGGCATCCGGGTGAATGCGCTCTGCCCGGGCCCCTTGCAGACCGAGCTCTTGATGAAATACCTGGACACCCCCGAGAAGCGCCAGCGCCGGCTGGTGCACATCCCCATGGGCCGCTTCGGCCAGGCCGCCGAGATTGCCCAGGCCGCTTTGTACCTGGCGAGCCCGGCCTCTTCGTTCATGACCGGGGCGGCTTTGCTGGTGGATGGGGGTATCACCGCCGCCTACGTCACCCCGGAGTGA
- a CDS encoding glutamine synthetase family protein — MTENAARNLSWLAAKVGTGEIDTVLVGFPDHYGRLMGKRFEAEYFLEEVAERGTHGCDYLLTTDMEMEPVQGYRFANWELGYGDFHLVPDLATLRPATWLEKSAIVLCDLEDERTHRLVGVAPRTLLKQQLERARAMGYTVMAASELEYYLYRVSYRQAHQQGYAGLEPAGYYLEDYHLLQGTREEPFTRAVRQHLKASGIPVENSKGEWGLGQHEVNLRYAEALEMADRHVLFKQCLKEVAESMGLSVTFMAKPHHGQAGSSCHIHLSLWKDGQNAFAGEEAFGPVQGSKVFGQFLAGWIAHIPDFMPFYAPTVNSYKRYEDGSWAPTRLAWSYDNRTAGFRVVGRGASLRIECRIGGADLNPYLALAAALASGLDGLEQGLTPPPIFQGDIYQARHLPRVPYTLGEAAEGFARSTFAKATLGEAAHEHYTHFFKSEWQAFNRAVTDWERKRYYERI, encoded by the coding sequence ATGACGGAAAACGCCGCAAGAAATCTCAGTTGGCTGGCCGCCAAGGTTGGCACCGGCGAGATTGACACAGTTTTGGTGGGCTTCCCCGACCACTACGGGCGGCTGATGGGCAAGCGCTTCGAGGCTGAGTACTTTCTGGAAGAGGTGGCAGAGCGCGGCACCCACGGCTGCGACTACCTGCTCACCACCGACATGGAGATGGAGCCAGTGCAGGGCTACCGCTTTGCCAACTGGGAGCTGGGCTACGGCGACTTTCACTTAGTGCCCGACCTTGCCACCCTGCGGCCTGCGACCTGGCTCGAGAAGAGCGCCATCGTGCTGTGCGACCTCGAGGACGAGCGCACCCACCGCCTGGTTGGGGTGGCCCCCCGCACCCTTCTAAAACAACAGCTCGAGCGGGCCAGGGCCATGGGCTACACCGTGATGGCGGCCTCGGAGCTGGAGTACTACCTTTACCGGGTCTCCTACCGCCAGGCCCACCAGCAGGGGTACGCCGGGCTCGAGCCCGCCGGGTACTACCTCGAGGACTACCACCTGCTCCAAGGCACCCGCGAGGAACCCTTTACCCGCGCGGTGCGCCAGCACCTGAAGGCTTCCGGCATCCCGGTGGAGAACTCCAAAGGGGAGTGGGGCCTGGGCCAGCACGAGGTGAACCTGCGCTACGCCGAGGCCCTGGAGATGGCCGACCGGCACGTCCTCTTCAAGCAGTGTCTGAAAGAGGTGGCCGAGTCCATGGGCCTTTCCGTGACCTTTATGGCCAAGCCCCACCACGGCCAGGCCGGTTCTTCCTGCCACATCCACCTCTCGCTCTGGAAGGACGGCCAGAACGCCTTCGCCGGCGAGGAGGCCTTTGGACCGGTGCAGGGCTCGAAGGTCTTCGGGCAGTTTCTGGCTGGCTGGATTGCCCACATCCCCGACTTCATGCCCTTCTACGCCCCCACCGTCAACAGCTACAAACGCTACGAGGACGGCTCCTGGGCCCCCACCCGGCTGGCCTGGAGCTACGACAACCGCACCGCCGGGTTCCGCGTGGTGGGGCGGGGGGCCTCGCTGCGCATCGAGTGCCGGATTGGGGGGGCCGACCTGAACCCCTACCTGGCCCTGGCCGCCGCGCTGGCCTCGGGGCTCGATGGGCTGGAGCAGGGCCTCACCCCGCCCCCCATCTTCCAGGGCGACATCTACCAGGCCCGCCACCTGCCGCGAGTACCCTACACCCTGGGCGAGGCCGCCGAGGGGTTTGCCCGGAGTACCTTTGCCAAAGCCACCCTGGGCGAAGCGGCCCACGAGCACTACACTCACTTTTTCAAGAGCGAGTGGCAGGCCTTCAACCGGGCCGTCACCGACTGGGAGCGCAAGCGGTATTATGAGCGGATTTGA